DNA from Quercus lobata isolate SW786 chromosome 1, ValleyOak3.0 Primary Assembly, whole genome shotgun sequence:
aaaaatcattatgaaatttctctttttgtCCTAATTTTTCTTAGGTACCTGTTATTTTCCTAAATTGCAGATGGGTATTTTGCGTGTTGTAGTTCATTTTAAAGGTATAAACTGTGGCTCTTGATAGGCTAACTTGAGGGGAAAATCTTTGCTTGCTTGAATTGTTACCAATCATACTTAACAAGTTTAGCCCAAATTTTAAGTAGtcaatttagatttttatatGTTAAGGCCTCCCTCAAATATTCTGGGTTTTTGGTTCAAAAGAATGTTTGAAAATTTGGtgatgtgttttttcttttaataaatctTCAAATATTTCTAGATGAACTTTAATTCTTGGGCATTTCAATGTTATACAGATATGTTACTGATTTATGAACTCTAATTCTAATTGGGCATTTCTAAGTTATACAAATATGGTACTGATCTATACAATAAAGCAGAAATTGCATTTAAATTTAGGCACAATTGAGCTTATGAACAAGAGTTTGTTTTATGAATTTTCCCCATTTATTGTGGCCAAAGCTTTTAGATGGATTAATAGCTATATGTCTCTTGTTGTTAACAGGATAAAATGTTTTGAAGCATTCCATGATCTAAGACACATTCAGAAAAGAGCATAGCAGCTAAGACACATTACATGACAGTGCTACATAAAGAAAAGCTTGACATAAAAATTGCTAAGAATATGAAGTGTTGGTACTCTGCCAGGAAAATAGTAGCTCTATCAAAGATGGCCTttggttgtaacttgtaactgaattttttcaaagtagaaTGTGATGTCTAAAGAAAGAAGTGCACTGCTGAAAGGGAGAAGATTACGTGGAAGACTTGGCATTGTGGATAGCTATTGCCGTGGGTGGATAGCTATTGCATTTGAAATTCATATTTGGATTACTAAGGAGTTGCTGTTGCATTCATATTTGAATTATGTTATTTAGATAAAGTTATACCTGATTTGGTACTTGTATTTGAGTTTCTAGGAAGTTGAGTCCCTTTTGGATTATCTGTTAGTATTCTGAATATTCATAGGAGTATCTATTGTTATTTGGATTCCTAAGACTTGTATTTAACGTAGAATGCAATTAATAAAGCAGCAGAGAATTATTATCCCAATTTCCTTCTCTATTCTCTTATTCAGGAGACCGGTCATCTTGAATACGACCAAATAACTATCCATTCAGTTAGAAATTAAACCCAGTCATAACATAGAACCTGTTACAAGCACTCCATGATGTATTGAAACCATATCTTGTTGTCAATAGGCTAATTATTTTCAGTATAACTGAAACTTTaaatgtattttctattttgataCTAGGTAGTTTCATTGttcatttacaaaaactttaACAAGGATTTAGAATACAAACCAagaaaaatgtaacaaaatttagttacattgGTTTGAGTGTGTAACGCAATGTAATTGATTGTGCGcctttttatttctaatttcttgtaatgcttcaaattgaacaattttgatGTTGCCTATATGGTCATGAATTGATGCACGAGTTTGatccaataataaataaagcTAATAATGAACAAAACTTTATTGAAATGTACACTTTGATTACAAGACTATTAGAACAAGAGCCCTAACAAGAATTCTACCTCTTgcttcttttttgataatcagcTATAGTAGTATTAAACCAAAACAGGAAAAACAAGAGAGGGGCAATCAACCTTACAAGCTGACTGCAAAGCAGCCGGAAGATTGCCATTATTACAACAAAAAGGAGAGGAAGAACCTAAAGCTAACTTGGCAGCAGCATGAGCTGCGCCATTACAACTCCTATTGATCCAGCTAAACGAGCAAACAGCAAACAACATAGCTAAACTACGAATATTATCAGTCAAAGTAGAAATGGACCAATCCACGGACTGGTACTTGCCCGCAATTGAGTCGAAGCAAATTTTTGAGTCGCCCTTTACCATCACATGACTCCAGCTTTCAGAAATAGCTAATTATACATTCCATCCAACTTGCCCCATCTCTTGGTATGAATGTATGATGCTTTGGTATCAAAGCTTTGGGATGTATCATAGCTCCAAAGGTCCTTCCAAATTACTGATGATTAGGATCAATGAAACCTACAAGCAATATTAACAAATCTCAATCCttcaaaattacaaagaaaCCAATAACAGAACCTGTCCAAAAATCTAATcccaattcaaaaaaaaaaaaaaaatcaaaaaccccaagAAATTATAATTTGCATCAATTAAGCGAATTTCAATCCAAATTCTCAAACAGCAATACCTACAATAAGAAAGTTAAGACAACTGCAAAATAGATAACAGAAATCAACAGTTAAGAAAGTGACGTATGAAATCATTACCAATATGCCTGACCAAGTGCAAGTTCTTCACCCGCCCATACTCGCTCATAGCCTAAAACACCAATAACCATATTTTCCATTAACAAAtaacaattcattaaaagaacataatttttttaatatatatatataaatatatatatatatataatgaaaaattaGACATATCAGTAAAGTAATAATACGgaagcaaaagaaaataaattgaatttggaAAGTTGATACGGACTATATACGGAaccaaaggaaaagaaactaaaatttctaTACGAGCATtaaattttctcagcaaccaaacaaacatgaaATTGAAATGATATTGACACTTCAGCGCCTAAgtacaccaaaaaaaattcaaattcagttattaaattttttattttttattttcctttaagcTATCTCGGCAACCAAAAAGAGAGTGTGAGAGGGTTGAAAAGAGAAGAGACCTCGCGAAGAGTGTCTTCGGAGGTGTGGCGAGAGAGGCGGCCGACGAAGACGGTGCAGTAAGGGTCTCCGATGACCTTGCGATCGCCAAAGGGGTCATCTGCAAAAAGAGCGAAAAGTGATGGGTAGAATTGGAATTGTGAGaattggaggagagagagaggggtatATATACAGAGTCCAGCAGAGGCGCAGAGGTGGGCTCTGTAAATGGCGTTGTCGTGAGGGAGAATATCAGTGCCGTCAATGCTTCCTGCTTGGATCGGATGATACGACAAAATCTCTGCTTGGATCGGTGCCGTGAGGggtattcatttttttcttctcttttctctttccaaAATCTCTGTGTTACTCTGTGCCTCAACTCTCAAAAAGATTGCGCAAGGCCTTGGGTTGGAGATGAGAGAAAATCCTCGGAGATGAGAGTTGGAGATgagagtttgaactttgaaatttcaGATGGGTTGGTGAGAGAAAAGAATAGGCTGATCTAACCTTGGGTTAAGTTCATGTGGTTTGGGTTAAGTTTATGTGGGTTAAGTTTATGACGTGTCCAGTTTTTGAGCGTGGATCATTTTCAGAAAAATCCTGACCGTGTACTGGAggcctctccatttcaaaggaaatggagaggatccgtTTCCCATATTCATACTCACTCACGCTTTTTTAACGCCCTCCctacaattaattaataatttcatgCAGGATTTATCCTAGAGACAAAAAACCAATGCTACACCtcaaatttttccaaattctcACACGCATGAACTCACAactgacataatttttttttacttatcaattaCCAATTACCAGGTAAGAAGTTGGTAAAAAAGTTTATTGCTCTAATATTTTTCTTAGGAAAATTTAAGATGTGCTAAAGACATTTATtagtgaataattttttttttaaaaaaatttaaaggaaaagaaataaaacaattaatgtttaatatcttttctttattttccgcattaaaattttcctaagtACTTTTTCCAACGGCATGAAAAAAAACCATGCCGTTGGAAATTCACAAAAAGGAGTgcactactactactactacactCACGCGGGAAGCATTGCATTTGTGTGTCTTGTCACAGAATCAGAGCCAAAagcatctatatatatatatataaaagctcaCACTCACAGTCACAGCCTCtttcaaatccaaatttcatttcatagttgagagagagagagagagagagagagagagagagagagagagagagaatgtacAAAACAAAGGTGCAGGAGTTATGCCAGAAGAAGCAATGGAGGCCACCCATGTACTCCACCATGAAAGACGGACCTGATCACCACCCTCGCTTCAACTCCTCTGTTTCTGTCAATGGCCTGTTCTTTCACTCTCCCTTTCCCTCCAAATCCTCCAAGGATGCCCAAAACGCCGCCGCCAAACTCGCCTTCCTCCACTTCACCGGTACTCTTCACTATTCACAGGGCcggcccaaggcctaagcccctaccactttttttttttttttaggaaaataggGCCTCAAAGgaccaaaattttataaaattatatatattaataattgtgcattttttttattagtgatggTAAGgatatcacaaattttattataaaccTACAAATTGACATATTaccattcataaaataaaataaaagtaatttaaaCATTCAATAATTAGATTGATGAAACTCATCAATTAGTGATTTTAGTGCATTTTTCATTCTCATTTCTATCGAGACTCCCAAAGTACGAGATCAATAGAAACTTAACCCAattgaaacctttaaaatgttgaaaatgAGTTACATCATTAATTATAGATGAATAACCCCTAATAGCTTgatactttaatttttgtaaaccgATAtcctatattttttgtttctcaaaaaaaaaaaaaaaagatatcctatatttttttttaattaaaatttatggtTCAACTATGAAATTCagttctctatatgaaattaacattagtttaATCGGTATTAGtcatcaaattatatatttaatgtgTTATATTAAATTTGATTAGTACTagataattttgtttaattaatatttacatatttaatgTAATTATGTGACGCGTGACATTATGTACTTGTGTTGTGTGTACAGATTGTATAATTCTACAACATGTaactattttgatttttttaaaatggtttgaTCAGGTTCCTCTGCCACATTGCCTAGTACTGAACCGATTGATGTAGAGTCAAACACTACCACAGAAACGtatcatgatgatgatgatgatcccCAGATTCAGTCAGACGCCTTACATGTCACACTCACAGACGGTAAGGGATTTCAAGGCCTACAATTTCTTCACTGTTTGTTTTCACAAAGCTAAACAATTAACATTTCTTGCCAAAGTTGTGTactttttctataaatttctaATGCTTCTATATCTTTCCAAAatggctgtttttttttttgtgttgttgaaGTAGTTGCTTTCTTTATAAACATGGTTATTTTTATTGTGTTAgaacaaaataaagttttgttaATTATAGCTGACCCAGATCCTATTTCTGCAtggtttttggaatttttatttttttggggaaagAAACAGTGTTCATgcaaaattgataataattataataataaatgttttttaaGCAGactgagttttttttctttttttttttagagtgagAAGACTGTGAGTAAttaacaagagagagagagagatttttttcttttctttttagaatactatgtatttttaacacacacatgggaggagagagagagtaattgtAGTTATAAAGAAGAAATTACATGTCTTAATAAATGGACCAACTGGCAAAAGGCATTCTTTGCATcttaagaatccagttaaagaaagtttttataggaaaagaaaaaaaaaacaattaatgttttgacagcttttttcatttctcataaaaatgatgtcaaaattttcctaaaattgattGTTAATAAGTGCTCTAAAGGCACTCATTAGCATgaccctttttttatttgtaactcAGTCAATGGTAAATGATACGCAGTcgatcaattttttattttttgatgggaCAATCGATCAATGTTGAAGTAAATAATTTCAAGCAAAATGCTTTCACCTATTGTTCCTTTGTATACTTACCGTGTACTTGGATTGCGCCCCTttttacataataataataataataaaaaattaaaaaaaaagaaaaagaaactattGCCTATTGGTGCAGCTGTCTTTATAGATTCCACCATTCAATTGTAAGACGGCAAAGTTCTTTAAATTGACAAATTGTACGGTTTCTTCCCTATTCATTAAGTTGGTTTGGTTCCAAATCATCGGCAGTATTTAACCTATGTTTCCAATTAACAATTCAATGGACATAAGTTTTCTCCATTCAAGAGATGCTAAAAATATGATAGTTTGTACTTTTAGGCCGTGGATTATCTTAGATCCTAGATTCGACTTGTATACgactctgtgtgtgtgtgtgttttaatatGTAAATTACATAATGTATGTAAGAATGTTTGTGCGAAAAATGCAATTTTCGGAtttctcatcttttctttctaGTGAAAAAAGATTAGCCAGCATCTTTAATCTATATTTCATCTCCCTGACTATTTACACATGCTCTTcttgcattcttttttttttttttgttgaacatATGTCTAACAGTTGATTTGTTCTCATAGATTTTCAAAGTCAATACAAGGGCCTGCTGCAGAAATATGCGCAGCAGAAAAATCTTGATCCGCCATTATACATGAGTGAAAGTGATGGCCCATCCCACGCCATTCGCTTCAAGGCTACAGTTACAGTTGGTGGTCAAACCTTTGAGAGCCCAATGTTCTTCAAAACATTAAAGGGGGCAGAGCAGGCTGCTGCAAAGGCTGCTTTAATGTCATTGTCACCTGATGGCTTTCAGAAGGCAAGTTTCTTGAACTTATACCTTCCATAATACTcgcaccatttttttttcatgaaggTGAAGATGATTAACAGTTGCTAATTCACATAATATGTTGACACCAATTAAGGAAGTATCAGAGAGTATGACTTTGGATAGAATAGAATAACGGAAAATAATACATGTGGCCAacctaattaatttgttaatgaTCCATAGCcgactccaaaattttgggactaagccTTAGTACTTGTTGTAATTCACATAATATGTTGATGTcaatttcattgattttccaCCCCTTTATCCCTTTCAGGGTGACTTTGGTCTATACAAGAATCTCTTGCAGGAGTTAGCTCAGCAGGAAGGTTTCTCTATACCAATATATAAAACTACAAAATCTGGTGAATTACACTTGCCGACATTCTATTCCAATGTGGAAGTAGAAGGAGAGATATTTCGTGGGAAAGAAGGGAAATCCAAGAAACAGGCAGAGTTGAATGCTGCAAAGGTTGCTTACTCTATTCTAAAAGAGCGTAAGTCTCTTGTTCCTGTTTGTGATGGTATTTATGCCATTGGTTTCAATGTTAGGCATAAGGAAGTTCTTCTGGTCATATTGCATGAAGAGCAACTAGAATTGATTAAATATGTTCTCTTCGGGGCATCGATTGTGATTCTAATCTATTCATTATTTAGATACTATATGTCTGGAACGTTAGCcattcagaaaagaaaaatgaaaatttaggTTGGAGATAAATCATTCCAAAAAGTTGCTGAAACATTGTATAAGTGGCTCTTAACTCATTTCTTACTTCAATATGTACTGTAACTGCGATTATAAAACATCATGTACAGTGTACATTAAGTAAGACTAAttatgtttagcaaaaaaaaaagaaaaaaaagtaagactaattatccaaaaaaaaaataatactaattatAGATTTGTGTCCATCCATTCACATACGTTCTAGAGAAACTTCTTTCAAACACGTAATATAGACTTTCTTCCGTGGTCTAGTTTAATTTGCAGTCTATATTGTTCCACAATGACTGATTGGACTCATATATGtacaatttttaacaaattcataaaaaatttgtttcttcaCTTGGATTATTAAACAAATTCTATTTATACCCTATCACTTCCagagaaaatgaaatatttgtaCTATTTTCTACtcttcatttcaaatttttttttttaactctctagatttccttttttctttctctgtcCCTCCAtatgttccattttttttttttttttttttttttctggaaatTTGTGTCCCACAATTGTTAAATAATGCATATTCATTGCATCTGCTTGGTCTATCTTTAGGTTATCCACCTGTTTAGCCAATTGGGAGGGGTGATAAAATATCTACCATTGTGCTAATGGGATCTAGAAATAGTTCATTGTAGTTCAGTGTCATActtataggattttttttttgaattttgaattttgaattttggggtgtgtggggggggggggggtgttaaaGTAGTTCTACTTATAGGCTATGG
Protein-coding regions in this window:
- the LOC115950299 gene encoding double-stranded RNA-binding protein 1-like, with translation MYKTKVQELCQKKQWRPPMYSTMKDGPDHHPRFNSSVSVNGLFFHSPFPSKSSKDAQNAAAKLAFLHFTGSSATLPSTEPIDVESNTTTETYHDDDDDPQIQSDALHVTLTDDFQSQYKGLLQKYAQQKNLDPPLYMSESDGPSHAIRFKATVTVGGQTFESPMFFKTLKGAEQAAAKAALMSLSPDGFQKGDFGLYKNLLQELAQQEGFSIPIYKTTKSGELHLPTFYSNVEVEGEIFRGKEGKSKKQAELNAAKVAYSILKERGLSRSSEAASPNLGEDEALLTTSLTLTKTMKSQQNLEDENHLLPSPIIKYKETFKEESTGYILTQCLILFPFPFSNVSDK